Sequence from the Kribbella aluminosa genome:
CCAGCCCTCGAACGCGGCGATCACGACCGGGTCCCTCAGGTTCGCGAGGTCAACCACTCGCAGGCCCCCTGTCGTCTCTCAAGCCAACACCGGCGGGTTGCCGGAATCCGGACTGCAAGCCTACGTGCTGCGACCGGGTCATGCGGCCGGTTTCACCCCGGGCGGAACGTGTCGCGACGGACCAGGGAGAATGGATCGAACGGATCTCGGGAGACGACGTAGAGGAGCTGTAGTTGCCGGCCCTGCAAGCGGTGCTGTGGGACATGGACGGGACGTTGGTCGACTCCGAGAAGGTCTGGGCGGAGGTCCAGCTGGAGCTGCTCGCGGAGCTCGGCGCGGCCTGGACGCTCGAGGACTGTCTGTCGTTGATCGGCAGCGACCTGCGGGACGCCGTGCAGGTCTGGATGGCGCGGATCCCGGAGGGCGTGATCACCGGCGACGAGCTCGCGCACCGGATGTTCTCCGAGGTGGTCGAGGCGCTCCGGCGAGAGGTCACGTTCCAGCCGGGGGCGCTCGAGCTGCTACAAGCGCTGCGTAAGGAAGACGTCCCGTGCGGGCTGGTGTCGGCGTCGTACCGGACGATGATCGACGCGGTGCTGGGGCACCTGCCGCCGGATCCGTTCGACGTGATCGTGGCCGGCGACGAGGTGACGCTCGGCAAGCCGAACCCGGAGCCGTACCTGACCGCGGCCGAGCGGCTCGGCGTCGACCCGGCGTACTGCGTCGTGATCGAGGACTCGATGACCGGTACCCAGGCCGGTACGGCGGCCGGCATGTACGTCGTCGCCGTACCGCAGTGGATCGGCATCCCCGACGCCCCGCGGCGGCTCGTGGTGACGTCCCTGGAGCCGCTGACACCGGAGTCCTTGCGCGCGCTGCTCCGTTGAGGGGCTACCGTCACTTGGTGCCCTCGGGGGTCGTTGATTATGCAGGTGGGGTAACGGGCTGGGGAAAGGTGAGACGGTGAGTGACTGGGTGCGCCGGTTGTCGGCGGCCGTGGCTGTCGGTGCGCTGGGGATCTGCCTGGCTGCCTGTGGTCAGCCGGACGACAATGCGCCGCACCCGGGGGAGCAGACGCCGAAGCTGATGCTGCTGCGGCTGGCGACCACGGACTCGGTCACCTCGCTCGACCCGGCCGGCCAGTACGACGTGGCCTCGCGGACCGTCCAGGCGAACCTCTACCAGACGCTGCTGACGATCCTTCCGGACAAGCCGACGCCGGTGCCGGACGCGGCGGACTGCCAGTTCGACTCGCCGACGACGTACACCTGCAGCCTGAAAGAGAACCTGACCTTCCCGAACGGGCACCAGCTGACCTCGTCGGACGTGAAGTTCAGCTTCGACCGGCTGGTCAAGCTGCGGACGCCCGGGGGACTGGCCCCGCTGTTCGCGTCGGTGAAGTCGGTGAGTACGCCGGATCCGCTGACCGCCGTGTTCAACCTGACCAGCCCGGACGCGCGGCTGCCGTACCTGCTGACTACGACCGCGGCGTCGATCGTCGACGAGCAGTCCTACCCGGCGGACGCGCTGCTGCAGGACAAGGCGATCGGCAGCGGGCCGTACCAGCTGGCCGGATTCAAGTCGGGCGCCGAGGTCGCGCTGACGAAGTTCACCAACTACCACGGTCCGCGGGCGGCGCAGAACGACGGCGTCACGATCACCACCGTGCCGAGCGCTGAGGACCTCTACCGGCAGATCGCCACCGGGAAGACCGACCTCGCGTTCCACGGTCTCGGCCCGGCGCTGCTCGACAAGCTCCGCACCGCCGGCGGCGTCCAGGTCGTCGACGCGGGCGCCGCGGAGATCCGGCTGTACGCGTTCCAGATGAAGTCGCTGCTGTCCCGCAACCCGGCGATCCGGCGCGCCGTGGCGCAGGTCGTCGACCGGGCCGCACTCGCGAAGACGGCGTACGGCGATCACGTGTCGCCGCTGTTCTCGGTCGTACCGCCGGGCTTCGGCGGACAGGTGGACGCGTTCAGGACGGAGTACAAGCAGCCGAACAAGACCGTGGCCGCCGCGATGCTGAGGAACGCGCACATCGCCGTACCGGTGCCGTTGACGGTCGGCTGGACGCCCTCGCAGTACGGCGTGGGCGCGAAGGCCGAGGTGCTGGAGCTGAAGCGGCAGCTCGAGGCGTCCGGGCTGTTCCGGATGACGCTGCGGAGCGCCGAGTGGCCGCAGTACCAGCAGGCGACGGCGGCCGGGGCGTACGACGTGTTCATGGCCGGCTGGACGCCGGACTACCCGGACGCCGACGACTACCTGCGGCCGTTCGTCGCGACCGACGGTGCGTTCGCGTCGAACGGGTACCGGTCGGCGGCGGCGACGAAGCTGCTGCAGCAGGAACGCGGCGAGCAGAACGGTCTGCAGCGCGACGACCTGATCGGTCAGCTACAGGGAGTGATCGCGCGGGAGGCACCGGTGATCCCGCTCTGGCAGGGACACGTCACCGTGGTGGCCGGCAAGGACCTGCAGAACGTGAAAACCGCGCTCGACCCGCTGTCGTTCCTGTATTTGTCCGGATTACGGCACTGACACAAAAATGCCATGGCAGTAACGGTTCGCGAGGTCCCGGCGACCGTCGGTGCGACGCCGTGGTTTACTGCGGAATGTCCACGATACGGGACGATTTCCTGACGATCACGATCGGGCAACGCAGCACTTTCCGCGTTTGACTCCGGGGTGTAATGGCGGCAGGTTAAGGCGGCAGTCATACCGGATTTCGTTCCGGTTCATCCGACGAACGAGGTAGGGGTACAGATCGCGTGAGCGCGCCACTCGAGGTCGATCCCGCATCATCGTCAGCCCAGCCGGAGGCGGTGCTCGAAGGCGTCGGCAAGATCGAGGGCAGGTCGCTCTGGCAGATCTCCTGGATGCGGCTGAAGCGGGACAAGGTCGCGATCGCCGGCGGGATCTTCGTGATCATCCTGATGCTGGTCGGGGTGTTCGCCCCGCTGCTGTGCAAGCTCGTCGGGGTCACGCCGAACGACTTCCATCAGGACCTCGTGGACGCGTCGCTGCAGACGCCGATCGGCAAGTTCGGCGGGGTCAGCTGGAGCCATCCGCTCGGCGTCGAGCCGGTGAACGGCCGGGACATCTTCGCCCGGATCGTCTACGGCGCCCGGATCTCGCTGCTGATCGCGTTCCTGGCGACGCTGCTGTCGGTGGTCATCGGGGTCGTGATGGGGATCGTCGCCGGGTACTTCGGCGGCTGGGTCGACACCCTGATCAGCCGGCTGATGGACATCTTCCTGGCGTTCCCGCTGGTGCTGTTCGCGCTCGCGCTGGTCGGCGCCGTACCGGACTCGATCCTCGGCCTCCAGGGTGACGCGCTGCGGGTCGCGCTGATCGTCTTCATCATCGGCTTCTTCAGCTGGCCGTACATCGGCCGGATCATCCGCGGCCAGACGCTGTCACTGCGCGAACGCGAGTTCGTCGACGCGGCCCGCAGCCTCGGCGCGGGCCGGCCGTACATCCTGTTCACCGAACTGCTGCCGAACCTGATCGCGCCGATCCTGGTCTACGCGACCCTGCTGATCCCGACCAACGTCCTCTTCGAGGCGGGTCTGTCGTATCTCGGCGTCGGCGTCCGCCCCCCGACCGCCAGCTGGGGCGACATGCTGTCGATCGCGGCGAAGTGGTACTCGGTCGACCCCTGGTACATGATCTCGCCGGGTCTGTCGATCTTCATCACGGTGCTGGCGTTCAACCTGTTCGGCGACGGGCTGCGCGACGCGCTCGACCCGCGGTCGCGGTAGGACTTCTCTCCAACCAGGGAGCCTGGGCTCTCACAAATAAAGGGGTGCAAGAAGAGATGAGATGGAATCGCATCACGACGGCCACCGCCGTCAGTGCGGCCGTCGCCCTGAGCCTGGTGGCTTGCGGGGGACCCAAGGCGTCGCCGGGCGGCGGATCCAGTGCCGGCGGCGCGACGGCCGAGTTCAACGCCGCTGTGGGCAAGGACTTCAAACCCAGCGACAAAAAGGGTGGCACGCTGCGGATGGCGATCACCCAGCAATGGGACTCGACCGACCCGGGTGACACCTACTACGGCCTGTCCTGGAACCTGGTGCGCAACTACGTCCGTCCGCTGATGACGTTCAAGGCGGCGCCGGGTGCGGAAGGAGCCAAGCCGGTTCCGGACCTCGCCGAGGCGCCCGGTGTGCCGAGCAACAACGCCACGACCTGGACCTACAAGATCCGCAAGGGGATCAAGTTCGAGGACGGTACGCCGGTCACCTCGAAGGACGTCAAGTACGCCGTCGCGCGGTCGCTGGACAAGGTCACGCTGCCGAACGGCCCGACGTACTTCAACGACTTCCTGCTCGACATCCCGAAGGGCTACAGCGTCTACAAGGACAAGACGCTGGCCGGGGTGGCGAAGGCGATCGAGACGCCTGACGACAACACGATCGTCTTCCACCTGAACAAGCCGTTCGCGAGCTTCGACTACTTCGCCCAGCTGCCGTCGACGGCCCCGGTGCCGCAGGCCAAGGACACGGGTGCGAAGTACAAGGAGCACCCGATCGCGACCGGTCCGTACAAGTTCGGCACCTACAACCCGAACAGCGGCTTCGACCTGGTCCGCAACGACCAGTACGACCCGGCGACCGACCCGGACTCGGGCCGCAAGGCGCTGCCGGACAAGATCACCATCGCCTACAACGTCGAGGGCACCGACATCGACAACCGGCTGCTGGCCGGTGACCTGGACGTCGACCTCGCCGGTACCGGTGTGCAGCCGGAGACCCAGGCGAAGATCCTCGCCGACCCGAAGCTGAAGGCACACGCCGACAACGTGCCGGCGCCGCGGCTGAACTTCACCGTGCTGAACAGCCAGGTCCCGCCGCTGGACAACATCCACTGCCGCAAGGCCGTGCTGTACGCCGCCGACCACGAGGGCTACCAGCGTGCGTACGGCGGTCCGATCGGTGGCGACATCGCGACGAACCTGATGCCGCCGGGCGTCAGCGGGTCGGAGCAGTTCGACGACTACGGTTTCAAGACCGACAAGAACGGCAACGTCGACAAGGCCAAGGCCGAGCTGCAGCAGTGCGGTCAGCCGAACGGCTTCGCGATGAACGTCACCTACCGCACCGACCGGGCCAAGGAGAAGGCGGTCGCCGAGATGCTGCAGCAGTCGCTGAAGCGGGTCGGCATCAACCTGACCACCAAGCCCTACCCGACCGGTGACTACACCAAGCTGTACGCCGGCAAGCCTGACTTCGCGAAGGCGAACAAGCTCGGTCTGATCGTCTACAGCTGGGGCGCGGACTGGAACGACGGCTTCGGCTTCCTGAGCCAGATCGTCGACAGCCGGGTGATCCGGGACGCCGGTGGTAACACCAACCTGGGTATCCGCATCCCCGAGGTCGACACGATGATCGACCAGGCGCTGAAGACGACCGACGAGACCGCCCGGAACAAGATCTGGGTGGACATCGACAAGAAGGTCATGGAGCAGGCGGCCGCGCTGCCGGGCATCTGGGCCAAGGGCCTGCTGTACCGTCCGGACACGCTGGCCAACGTCTTCACCAACGACGGTCAGAACATGTACGACTACGCGGCGATCGGTGTCGCGCAGAAGTAGT
This genomic interval carries:
- a CDS encoding HAD family hydrolase, which codes for MPALQAVLWDMDGTLVDSEKVWAEVQLELLAELGAAWTLEDCLSLIGSDLRDAVQVWMARIPEGVITGDELAHRMFSEVVEALRREVTFQPGALELLQALRKEDVPCGLVSASYRTMIDAVLGHLPPDPFDVIVAGDEVTLGKPNPEPYLTAAERLGVDPAYCVVIEDSMTGTQAGTAAGMYVVAVPQWIGIPDAPRRLVVTSLEPLTPESLRALLR
- a CDS encoding ABC transporter substrate-binding protein, with product MSDWVRRLSAAVAVGALGICLAACGQPDDNAPHPGEQTPKLMLLRLATTDSVTSLDPAGQYDVASRTVQANLYQTLLTILPDKPTPVPDAADCQFDSPTTYTCSLKENLTFPNGHQLTSSDVKFSFDRLVKLRTPGGLAPLFASVKSVSTPDPLTAVFNLTSPDARLPYLLTTTAASIVDEQSYPADALLQDKAIGSGPYQLAGFKSGAEVALTKFTNYHGPRAAQNDGVTITTVPSAEDLYRQIATGKTDLAFHGLGPALLDKLRTAGGVQVVDAGAAEIRLYAFQMKSLLSRNPAIRRAVAQVVDRAALAKTAYGDHVSPLFSVVPPGFGGQVDAFRTEYKQPNKTVAAAMLRNAHIAVPVPLTVGWTPSQYGVGAKAEVLELKRQLEASGLFRMTLRSAEWPQYQQATAAGAYDVFMAGWTPDYPDADDYLRPFVATDGAFASNGYRSAAATKLLQQERGEQNGLQRDDLIGQLQGVIAREAPVIPLWQGHVTVVAGKDLQNVKTALDPLSFLYLSGLRH
- a CDS encoding ABC transporter permease, whose product is MSAPLEVDPASSSAQPEAVLEGVGKIEGRSLWQISWMRLKRDKVAIAGGIFVIILMLVGVFAPLLCKLVGVTPNDFHQDLVDASLQTPIGKFGGVSWSHPLGVEPVNGRDIFARIVYGARISLLIAFLATLLSVVIGVVMGIVAGYFGGWVDTLISRLMDIFLAFPLVLFALALVGAVPDSILGLQGDALRVALIVFIIGFFSWPYIGRIIRGQTLSLREREFVDAARSLGAGRPYILFTELLPNLIAPILVYATLLIPTNVLFEAGLSYLGVGVRPPTASWGDMLSIAAKWYSVDPWYMISPGLSIFITVLAFNLFGDGLRDALDPRSR
- a CDS encoding ABC transporter substrate-binding protein, whose translation is MRWNRITTATAVSAAVALSLVACGGPKASPGGGSSAGGATAEFNAAVGKDFKPSDKKGGTLRMAITQQWDSTDPGDTYYGLSWNLVRNYVRPLMTFKAAPGAEGAKPVPDLAEAPGVPSNNATTWTYKIRKGIKFEDGTPVTSKDVKYAVARSLDKVTLPNGPTYFNDFLLDIPKGYSVYKDKTLAGVAKAIETPDDNTIVFHLNKPFASFDYFAQLPSTAPVPQAKDTGAKYKEHPIATGPYKFGTYNPNSGFDLVRNDQYDPATDPDSGRKALPDKITIAYNVEGTDIDNRLLAGDLDVDLAGTGVQPETQAKILADPKLKAHADNVPAPRLNFTVLNSQVPPLDNIHCRKAVLYAADHEGYQRAYGGPIGGDIATNLMPPGVSGSEQFDDYGFKTDKNGNVDKAKAELQQCGQPNGFAMNVTYRTDRAKEKAVAEMLQQSLKRVGINLTTKPYPTGDYTKLYAGKPDFAKANKLGLIVYSWGADWNDGFGFLSQIVDSRVIRDAGGNTNLGIRIPEVDTMIDQALKTTDETARNKIWVDIDKKVMEQAAALPGIWAKGLLYRPDTLANVFTNDGQNMYDYAAIGVAQK